The Solea senegalensis isolate Sse05_10M linkage group LG4, IFAPA_SoseM_1, whole genome shotgun sequence genome includes a region encoding these proteins:
- the zbtb49 gene encoding zinc finger and BTB domain-containing protein 49, with the protein MDSLSSHSSYLLQQLQEQRIQGLLCDCMLVVKGVCFKAHKNVLAAFSSYFRTLFQNSPSQKNEVFNLVIQDVSGIGQILDYMYTSHLDINQDNVQALLDIAQCLQVPNVQNMCNSFLKPCPPPVEIQPFTLPGMLGTEHDCLLGSSLPHDVDLHCPPESQRHGPSSDTDHTKRAPFSLSTSSSSCDTASNIQAPAEKQLIHGYKLRNFYSKQYFKQTALETNSASSNQCPGPLVVVEEQQCQLGVSQGLNNAPVVQPHPPSASAAVEKNPVSSLMPSENLNTINSDSADSMLNRPVRPKKAVYLKKYNYLRSQKALEEMCAESVSEPVLSCPRESHREEAVVQTETSEAPVKSAAAEEEKVPETDTAPQRPSPPPVSKEEQSLKPQPHTGHKQYSCDVCGKIFKHPSNLELHKRSHTGEKPFQCNVCGRNFSQAGNLQTHLRRHSGEKPYICELCGKSFTASGDVHRHKVVHTGERPHLCDICGRGFNNLSNLKEHKRTHATDKTFTCDQCGKSFNTHRKLLKHKTRHTGDKPHICATCGKCFAGSGDLQRHIRTHTGEKPYICNACGRTFSRSAMLRKHSTRHCKGALADSPTANTEEQMRRSDGAVAFSKAVSHSKSSASTSGQQFPSTMPHSGLDKPSQSPPTPSPSPTMHLSPASPPTSLPELRSLVPHHLLSSNHQEKSDPTKLTKQQLCQEAVYGPYVENGSMSVEMGRGVAGRSYLPPTDNHCSSSSNRPNSGQSYRSSDGQFISSVTLWGLAMKTLQNDNDMEQ; encoded by the exons ATGGACAGTCTGTCCAGCCACAGCTCGtacctgctgcagcagctccaggagCAGAGGATCCAGGGTCTGCTGTGTGACTGCATGCTGGTGGTCAAAGGGGTCTGCTTCAAAGCCCACAAAAATGTCCTGGCTGCTTTCAGCTCCTACTTCAG gACTCTCTTCCAAAATTCCCCCAGTCAGAAGAATGAGGTGTTCAACTTGGTTATCCAGGATGTCAGTGGCATTGGCCAGATATTGGACTACATGTACACCTCCCACCTTGATATCAACCAGGATAATGTACAAGCGCTCCTGGATATCGCCCAGTGTTTGCAGGTCCCAAACGTGCAGAACATGTGTAACTCTTTCCTCAAGCCTTGTCCTCCACCAGTGGAAATACAACCGTTTACTCTCCCAGGCATGCTGGGCACTGAGCACGACTGCCTCTTGGGGAGCAGTCTTCCTCACGACGTTGACCTCCACTGTCCCCCTGAATCCCAGCGGCACGGTCCCAGCAGTGACACGGACCACACCAAGAGGGCGCCATTTTCTCtgtcgaccagcagctccagctgtgACACGGCGAGCAACATTCAGGCGCCTGCAGAAAAACAGTTAATCCATGGCTACAAACTCCGGAACTTCTACAGCAAACAGTACTTCAAACAGACTGCACTTGAGACTAATAGTGCGTCCTCAAACCAATGCCCAGGTCCTTTGGTGGTGGTGGAAGAGCAGCAGTGTCAGCTTGGGGTCAGCCAGGGACTTAACAACGCACCTGTAGTTCAGCCTCATCCACCCAGTGCGTCTGCGGCCGTGGAAAAGAACCCTGTCTCCTCTTTAATGCCATCAGAAAATCTGAACACCATCAACTCTGACTCAGCGGATTCCATGCTCAACAGGCCAGTCCGCCCAAAGAAGGCTGTTTACCTGAAAAAATACAACTACCTCAGGTCTCAGAAAGCCCTGGAGGAGATGTGTGCTGAGTCTGTGAGCGAACCCGTCCTTAGCTGTCCCAGAGAGAGTCACCGGGAGGAGGCTGTAGTCCAGACTGAAACCTCAGAGGCTCCGGTTAAAAGCGCTGccgcagaggaggagaaagttcCAGAGACTGACACGGCTCCGCAACGTCCCAGTCCTCCACCTGTGTCCAAGGAAGAGCAAAGTCTGaagccacagccacacacaggacacaaacaATACTCTTGTGATGTGTGTGGGAAGATTTTCAAGCACCCGAGCAACCTGGAGCTACACAAGCGCTCACATACTG GTGAGAAGCCCTTTCAGTGTAACGTTTGTGGAAGAAACTTCTCACAG gcTGGAAATTTACAGACTCATTTGCGGCGACACTCTGGAGAGAAACCGTACATCTGCGAGTTATGTGGTAAAAG TTTTACAGCATCAGGAGACGTTCACCGTCACAAAGTTGTGCACACCGGAGAGAGGCCACATCTGTGTGATATATGTGGTCGAG GATTTAACAATTTAAGCAATCTGAAGGAACACAAGAGGACTCACGCTACAGACAAGACGTTCACCTGTGACCAGTGTGGAAAATCCTTCAACACGCACAGAAAGCTTCTGAAGCACAAGACTCGACACACCGGAGATAAACCACACATCTGTGCCACATGTG GAAAGTGCTTCGCAGGCTCAGGTGACCTGCAACGTCACATACGCACGCACACCGGCGAGAAACCGTACATCTGTAACGCCTGCGGTCGGACCTTCAGCCGCTCAGCCATGTTGAGGAAACACAGCACCAGGCACTGCAAGGGAGCGCTGGCCGACAGCCCGACTGCCAACACGGAAGAGCAGATGCGTCGCTCAGACGGAGCAGTGGCGTTCTCTAAAGCTGTCAGCCACAGTAAATCTTCTGCCTCCACCAGTGGGCAGCAATTCCCCAGTACAATGCCCCACTCAGGACTGGACAAACCCTCACAGTCACCACCCACACCTTCACCTTCTCCCACTATGCACCTCAGCCCGGCCTCTCCCCCGACCTCCCTCCCAGAGCTCCGCTCCCTGGTCCCacatcatctcctctcctccaacCACCAGGAGAAAAGTGACCCCACCAAGCTGAccaaacagcagctgtgtcagGAGGCCGTGTATGGGCCGTACGTGGAGAATGGGAGTATGTCAGTGGAGATGGGTAGAGGTGTGGCGGGGAGGTCCTACCTGCCTCCCACAGACAATCACTGTAGTTCATCCTCCAACAGGCCTAACAGTGGTCAGTCCTACAGGTCCAGTGATGGTCAGTTTATCTCCAGTGTGACTCTGTGGGGCCTGGCAATGAAAACGCTGCAGAATGACAATGACATGGAGCAGTAA